From Polynucleobacter difficilis, a single genomic window includes:
- a CDS encoding GumC domain-containing protein, which translates to MLNKSENLKNDLEFKLIDLVWFFKRNFKIVVLFMAMGFIFSIFYYLSSEKHYLAEVNLKAIQYTNRDTDQSIIIELPALIEKIKSAIKDDLELQKECGFSMATKESNFFNYISFVILKVSPPKLQVTVHRPSSELARECINAVANKIYIIQISIIKEKIDIENTKVNLDKVTERLIEDKNTRSKLNLGSQNNLSIYFALTQSIRNIEDQRQQLLRRIAEFELINRRYNFEMYLGKSPEFPPKFGTLFIGLIVGFYLGLFFAVFREIYYKYK; encoded by the coding sequence ATGTTGAATAAAAGCGAAAATTTGAAAAATGACCTTGAGTTTAAGCTTATTGACCTTGTATGGTTTTTTAAGCGAAACTTTAAAATTGTTGTCTTATTTATGGCGATGGGGTTTATTTTTTCGATTTTTTACTATTTAAGCTCTGAAAAGCACTATTTAGCTGAAGTTAATTTGAAGGCTATTCAATATACTAATCGCGACACGGATCAGTCAATTATTATTGAGCTACCCGCTTTGATTGAAAAGATCAAGAGCGCCATTAAAGATGACTTGGAATTACAAAAAGAATGTGGCTTTTCGATGGCCACCAAAGAGAGTAATTTTTTTAATTATATAAGTTTCGTTATTTTAAAAGTTTCACCGCCGAAATTGCAGGTAACCGTACACCGTCCAAGTTCTGAGCTCGCAAGAGAATGTATAAATGCGGTTGCAAATAAGATTTACATAATACAGATATCGATAATAAAAGAAAAAATAGATATTGAAAATACTAAAGTTAACCTTGATAAAGTTACCGAGCGATTGATAGAGGATAAAAATACTCGATCAAAATTGAATTTAGGATCACAAAATAATCTAAGTATATATTTCGCGTTGACACAAAGCATTCGCAATATTGAGGATCAAAGACAACAACTTCTTCGTAGGATTGCAGAATTTGAATTAATTAATAGGAGATACAATTTTGAGATGTATTTAGGTAAATCCCCAGAATTTCCACCTAAATTCGGAACATTATTTATAGGCCTAATAGTTGGTTTTTATTTGGGTTTATTTTTCGCTGTTTTTCGCGAAATATATTACAAATACAAATAA
- a CDS encoding NAD-dependent epimerase/dehydratase family protein — protein MQTAYQIALATLNQAPKKWLISGVAGFIGSNLLETLLINNQQVVGLDNFATGYQKNLKEVRANIGDKKWSNFNFVEGDITQLEQCRAACNGVDYVLHQAALGSVPRSLLDPISSNATNVDGFLNMLTAAKDTGVKSFIYASSSSVYGDHPTLPKIEESIGHQLSPYAVSKFTNELYAQVFSRSYGFSTIGLRYFNVFGKRQDPEGAYAAVIPRWIGSLVGQKQITINGDGRQSRDFTYIDNVVQANILAATCTDVSARNNVYNVAVGEKTTLNELFLILKNILNSHQVKCENPALYQSAREGDIIHSHANINKAISLLGYSPTHNIIDGLMLTMPWYLPR, from the coding sequence ATGCAAACAGCATATCAAATTGCACTTGCAACATTGAATCAGGCACCTAAGAAATGGTTGATATCTGGAGTTGCGGGTTTTATTGGCAGTAATTTATTGGAAACCCTTCTGATAAATAATCAACAAGTTGTTGGGCTTGACAATTTTGCCACTGGATACCAAAAAAACCTTAAAGAGGTAAGGGCAAATATCGGAGATAAAAAATGGTCGAATTTTAATTTTGTTGAAGGTGATATTACTCAGTTAGAACAATGCAGAGCTGCCTGCAATGGTGTCGACTATGTTTTGCATCAGGCTGCCCTTGGTTCAGTGCCCCGGAGTCTTTTAGACCCTATTTCGAGTAATGCGACTAATGTCGATGGTTTTTTAAATATGCTGACTGCAGCTAAGGATACTGGCGTGAAGAGTTTTATCTACGCCTCAAGCAGCTCGGTATATGGTGATCATCCAACCCTTCCTAAGATTGAGGAAAGTATAGGGCATCAACTTTCCCCATATGCAGTTTCAAAATTTACTAACGAACTATATGCCCAGGTCTTTAGCCGGTCTTATGGTTTTTCTACTATTGGCCTTCGTTATTTCAACGTATTTGGTAAAAGACAGGATCCCGAAGGTGCATACGCAGCAGTTATCCCAAGATGGATTGGGTCATTAGTTGGGCAGAAGCAAATTACTATAAATGGAGATGGTAGACAAAGTAGAGATTTTACTTATATAGATAATGTAGTTCAGGCTAATATTCTAGCAGCAACTTGTACTGACGTCTCCGCTCGAAATAATGTCTATAATGTTGCTGTGGGGGAAAAGACCACGCTAAATGAATTATTTCTAATTCTTAAAAATATTTTAAATTCTCATCAAGTTAAATGTGAGAATCCTGCTTTATATCAGAGTGCTCGTGAGGGAGACATTATTCATAGCCATGCCAATATTAATAAGGCAATAAGTCTTCTCGGCTATTCCCCAACTCACAATATTATCGATGGTTTAATGTTAACTATGCCGTGGTATTTACCCCGATAA
- a CDS encoding nucleotide sugar dehydrogenase codes for MNLLNKTVAIIGLGYVGLPLAVEFGKRLKVIGFDINRERIKALEKGFDETLEVSSEELTKAHYLSFTCNAEDLKSAQVFIITVPTPVDNANCPDLTPLINASSTVGAALHSGDTVIYESTVFPGATEEVCVPILQKYSGLKYIQAFDLDLMPNFDGGGFYCGYSPERINPGDKKHRLPDIKKVTSGSTPEVAEAIDALYRSIISAGTHKASSIRVAEAAKVIENTQRDLNIALMNELSLIFHRLGIDTMEVLEAAGTKWNFLPFRPGLVGGHCIGVDPYYLTHKAQQVGYQPQVILAGRRINDSMAVHIADETIKIMLRKGLGVLNSYVLVLGLAFKENCPDLRNTKVVDIISQLKKYNLAVDIYDPWVSSKEAEHEYGITCLSALPEKGKYSAVILAVGHQDFVEMGIDVIKSFGTINAVFFDVKSLFPLNLSDARL; via the coding sequence ATGAATTTATTAAATAAAACAGTTGCTATTATTGGCCTTGGATATGTTGGACTACCTCTTGCGGTGGAGTTTGGCAAAAGATTGAAAGTTATTGGTTTTGATATTAATCGCGAAAGAATAAAAGCGCTTGAAAAAGGTTTTGATGAAACATTAGAAGTTTCTTCGGAGGAGTTAACTAAAGCTCATTATTTAAGCTTTACCTGTAACGCAGAAGATTTAAAGTCTGCTCAGGTTTTCATTATCACCGTACCAACTCCTGTTGACAATGCTAATTGTCCGGATTTGACCCCTTTAATTAATGCAAGCTCCACTGTAGGTGCTGCATTGCATTCTGGCGATACTGTTATCTATGAGTCAACGGTATTCCCTGGGGCAACGGAAGAAGTATGCGTACCGATTTTGCAGAAATATTCAGGTTTAAAATATATTCAAGCATTCGATTTAGATTTAATGCCAAATTTTGATGGTGGAGGTTTTTATTGCGGGTATTCGCCCGAGCGAATTAACCCAGGAGATAAAAAGCATCGTCTACCTGATATTAAAAAAGTGACTTCTGGCTCAACTCCTGAGGTTGCTGAAGCAATAGATGCGCTCTACCGCTCAATAATTTCGGCTGGTACGCATAAGGCATCTAGCATCAGGGTTGCGGAGGCGGCAAAGGTTATTGAGAATACTCAGCGTGACTTAAATATTGCACTTATGAATGAGTTAAGTTTAATTTTCCATAGGCTTGGTATTGACACCATGGAAGTACTTGAGGCTGCCGGTACAAAATGGAATTTTTTACCTTTTAGACCTGGTCTTGTCGGTGGGCATTGTATTGGTGTCGATCCTTACTATCTTACTCACAAAGCTCAACAAGTCGGCTATCAACCTCAGGTAATATTGGCTGGAAGGAGAATAAATGACTCCATGGCTGTGCATATTGCAGATGAAACTATAAAAATTATGTTGCGTAAAGGGCTGGGTGTTTTAAATAGTTATGTTTTAGTGCTAGGCCTTGCTTTTAAGGAGAATTGCCCAGACTTAAGAAATACAAAGGTGGTCGACATAATTTCTCAGTTAAAAAAATATAACCTAGCGGTTGATATTTACGACCCTTGGGTTTCTTCTAAAGAGGCAGAGCATGAATATGGGATTACATGTTTAAGTGCTTTACCTGAAAAAGGGAAGTATTCGGCCGTTATTTTGGCGGTAGGCCATCAAGATTTTGTAGAAATGGGCATAGATGTAATTAAGAGTTTTGGAACCATCAATGCAGTTTTTTTCGATGTCAAGAGTCTTTTCCCCCTCAATTTATCTGATGCACGTCTATAA
- a CDS encoding Gfo/Idh/MocA family oxidoreductase — MNNFALIGAAGFIAPRHMRAIKESGGGLIAAYDPNDSVGIIDSYFPEADFFTEFERFDRFVDKLSRKNDDRRIHYVSVASPNYLHDSHIRFALRSGADAICEKPLVLNPWNIDGLKEIEIDTGKRINTILQLRLHPSIIDLKKQVNSGKDLKKHDVDLTYIASRGHWYLQSWKGDVRQSGGIATNIGVHFYDMLHFVFGKIQENIVHYSSNTKTAGYLEYEHARVRWFLSIDINDVPVALREKGQRTYRSIVCDGDEVEFSDGFTDLHTKSYQEILLGNGFGLEENRVAIETVAEIRNMKPKGLIGNYHPFLKSVLL, encoded by the coding sequence ATGAATAACTTTGCATTAATCGGCGCAGCAGGTTTTATTGCGCCTCGTCATATGAGGGCTATAAAAGAGAGTGGTGGAGGTTTAATAGCTGCATATGACCCCAATGATTCGGTTGGCATAATTGACAGTTACTTTCCTGAGGCTGATTTTTTTACAGAGTTTGAGCGGTTTGATAGATTTGTTGATAAATTAAGCAGAAAGAACGACGATAGAAGAATTCATTACGTATCAGTTGCCTCTCCAAATTATCTTCATGATTCACATATCCGATTCGCATTGCGCTCGGGGGCGGATGCAATCTGCGAAAAACCTTTAGTTTTAAACCCTTGGAATATAGATGGTTTAAAAGAAATAGAAATTGATACTGGTAAAAGAATTAATACTATTTTGCAACTAAGACTACATCCTTCAATTATAGATTTAAAAAAACAAGTTAACTCTGGTAAAGACCTAAAAAAACATGATGTTGATTTAACCTACATAGCTTCGCGCGGGCATTGGTACTTACAGTCATGGAAGGGGGATGTGAGGCAGTCAGGGGGAATTGCAACAAATATTGGAGTTCATTTTTATGACATGCTACATTTCGTTTTTGGAAAAATTCAAGAAAATATAGTTCATTACTCCTCCAATACCAAGACTGCAGGTTATCTTGAGTATGAGCATGCACGTGTACGGTGGTTTTTATCTATTGATATAAACGATGTCCCTGTAGCGCTAAGAGAAAAAGGTCAACGAACTTATCGATCCATAGTCTGTGATGGAGACGAAGTTGAGTTTTCAGATGGTTTTACTGATCTGCATACAAAAAGTTATCAGGAGATACTTTTGGGAAATGGATTTGGCCTTGAGGAAAATAGGGTCGCAATTGAGACGGTGGCAGAAATTCGCAATATGAAACCGAAAGGTTTGATTGGTAATTATCACCCCTTCTTAAAGTCAGTTTTGTTGTGA
- a CDS encoding acyltransferase gives MNIHPTAIIDEGASIGEGSRVWHWVHICGEAKIGRRVSLGQNVFVGNKVSIGDDCKIQNNVSIYDNVVLEDGVFCGPSMVFTNVFNPRALVDRKSEYQPTLIKKGASLGANCTIVCGLTVGQYAFIGAGAVIIRDVKPYAMMVGVPAQQIGWMSEYGEKLNLPLCGEARITCANTGKVYRLTKDQLEIEN, from the coding sequence ATAAACATTCATCCTACCGCAATTATTGATGAGGGCGCTTCAATTGGTGAGGGAAGTCGAGTTTGGCATTGGGTTCATATTTGTGGAGAAGCAAAAATTGGTCGTAGAGTATCTTTAGGACAAAATGTTTTTGTAGGAAACAAAGTTTCTATAGGCGACGACTGCAAAATTCAAAATAATGTAAGCATTTATGACAATGTTGTTTTGGAGGATGGTGTATTTTGTGGGCCTAGTATGGTGTTCACAAATGTATTTAATCCCAGGGCTTTAGTTGATCGAAAATCAGAATATCAACCTACCTTAATAAAAAAAGGTGCAAGCCTAGGTGCTAACTGTACGATAGTTTGTGGTTTAACAGTTGGTCAGTATGCATTTATTGGGGCAGGTGCAGTAATAATTAGGGATGTAAAGCCTTATGCCATGATGGTCGGTGTTCCTGCACAACAAATTGGTTGGATGAGCGAATATGGGGAAAAATTAAACTTGCCACTATGTGGGGAGGCCCGGATTACTTGCGCGAATACTGGGAAAGTGTATAGGCTAACTAAGGATCAATTGGAGATTGAAAATTAA
- a CDS encoding DegT/DnrJ/EryC1/StrS family aminotransferase has product MISTKNQVMQFSDLKTQYEHLKIEINTNIQAVLSHGQFILGPEVFDLEEKLSEFCGAKYCISCANGTDALQIAQMALGIGPGDEVITPGFTYIATAETIALLGAKPVYVDIDPKTFNLDPGKLEEAITTKTKAIIAVSLYGQPADFDAINSIAASYAIPVIEDAAQSFGATYRGQKSGNLGTISCTSFFPSKPLGAYGDGGAIFTNDSTLATVMRQISRHGQEKRYHHVRVGVNSRLDTIQAAILLAKLRIFPEEIQMRERVARRYSNLLELCDQPPGNSNISFESPYVESWNQSVWAQYTIKAVDRESLQERLKSADIPFSVHYPTPLNKQPAVKDEGALLPIGDSVAKQVISLPMGPYLCEKDQDRVIEALLN; this is encoded by the coding sequence ATGATCAGCACAAAAAATCAAGTCATGCAATTCAGTGACTTAAAAACCCAATACGAGCACTTGAAGATTGAGATTAATACAAATATTCAGGCCGTACTCTCTCATGGTCAATTTATATTGGGCCCTGAGGTATTTGATTTAGAAGAAAAGTTGTCTGAATTCTGTGGTGCTAAATACTGCATTAGTTGCGCCAATGGTACTGATGCGCTTCAAATTGCTCAAATGGCTTTGGGCATAGGGCCAGGCGATGAGGTTATAACGCCAGGGTTTACCTATATTGCAACTGCTGAAACTATTGCATTGTTGGGCGCCAAACCTGTTTATGTCGATATTGATCCTAAAACTTTCAATTTAGATCCAGGAAAACTTGAGGAAGCAATAACAACAAAAACTAAAGCTATTATTGCGGTCAGCTTATATGGGCAACCCGCTGATTTTGACGCGATAAATTCAATTGCCGCATCCTATGCCATACCAGTTATAGAGGATGCTGCTCAAAGTTTTGGCGCAACTTACAGAGGTCAAAAAAGTGGAAATCTCGGCACCATTTCCTGCACAAGTTTTTTCCCAAGCAAGCCGTTGGGGGCTTACGGCGATGGCGGTGCAATATTTACAAATGACTCTACATTAGCAACTGTTATGCGACAAATTTCTCGCCATGGGCAGGAGAAACGTTACCATCATGTCAGGGTGGGTGTTAATAGCAGGTTAGATACAATTCAGGCTGCAATTTTATTGGCTAAGTTACGAATATTTCCAGAAGAAATTCAGATGCGAGAGAGGGTTGCGAGGCGATACTCCAACCTGCTGGAATTGTGTGATCAGCCTCCGGGGAATTCAAATATTTCTTTTGAAAGTCCGTATGTAGAGTCTTGGAATCAATCAGTTTGGGCGCAATATACGATTAAAGCAGTAGATCGAGAGAGTTTGCAGGAGAGGTTGAAATCTGCAGATATTCCATTCTCGGTGCATTACCCAACACCACTCAATAAACAACCGGCCGTCAAAGATGAAGGCGCCCTACTGCCAATTGGCGACAGTGTTGCTAAACAAGTAATTAGCTTACCTATGGGCCCATATCTGTGTGAAAAAGATCAAGATAGGGTGATAGAAGCTTTGTTAAATTGA
- a CDS encoding NAD-dependent epimerase/dehydratase family protein: MDIKGKKFVVVGGAGLIGSHTIDQLLKEDVKEVIIYDNFLRGSKENLSNALKDPRTKIYDVGGDIMQTDILESAFNGADGVFHLAALWLLQCHDYPRSAFDVNIRGTFNVIEACIKKDIKRLVYSSSASVYGDAAYEPMDESHPFNNQNFYGATKICGEAMLRAFHHRYKLNYVGLRYMNVYGPRQDYHGAYIAVIMKMLDAIDRGESPTILGDGSEAFDFVAVEDCGVANVCAMKADATDSFYNVGTGKRTSLKELAEILMYLTDFKQSINYAPRSQATLVRNRIGCPEKARSEIKFAAKIDLEEGLKRLISWRSTHKHELEVRRQAVGLVG, from the coding sequence ATGGATATTAAGGGTAAAAAATTTGTTGTTGTGGGTGGCGCAGGTCTTATCGGATCGCACACTATTGATCAATTACTTAAAGAAGATGTTAAAGAGGTAATTATTTATGATAATTTTCTTCGGGGTAGCAAAGAAAATTTAAGCAATGCCTTAAAAGATCCACGCACCAAGATTTATGATGTTGGTGGCGACATAATGCAAACAGATATTCTTGAATCTGCTTTTAACGGGGCGGATGGTGTTTTTCACCTGGCTGCATTATGGCTTCTGCAATGCCATGATTATCCTAGGAGTGCTTTTGACGTCAATATTCGCGGCACTTTTAATGTAATCGAGGCTTGCATTAAAAAAGATATTAAACGACTTGTCTATTCTTCTTCAGCTTCTGTTTACGGCGATGCAGCTTATGAGCCAATGGACGAGAGCCACCCCTTTAACAATCAAAATTTTTATGGCGCAACTAAAATTTGCGGTGAAGCTATGTTGAGAGCATTCCATCATCGATACAAACTTAATTATGTTGGACTGCGTTACATGAATGTCTATGGGCCGCGTCAAGACTATCATGGTGCTTATATCGCAGTCATAATGAAGATGCTGGATGCAATTGACAGGGGTGAAAGTCCAACTATCCTCGGGGATGGGTCCGAGGCATTTGATTTTGTCGCGGTTGAAGATTGTGGTGTTGCCAATGTATGCGCAATGAAAGCTGATGCAACCGATTCTTTCTATAACGTTGGGACTGGCAAACGAACTTCATTAAAAGAGTTGGCTGAGATTTTGATGTACTTGACTGATTTTAAACAATCGATTAATTATGCTCCTCGAAGCCAGGCTACCTTAGTTAGAAATAGGATTGGCTGCCCAGAAAAAGCAAGAAGTGAAATTAAGTTTGCTGCAAAAATAGATCTTGAGGAAGGACTTAAACGTTTAATAAGTTGGCGATCTACACATAAGCATGAACTAGAGGTTCGTAGGCAGGCTGTTGGCCTGGTTGGATAA
- a CDS encoding DegT/DnrJ/EryC1/StrS family aminotransferase — translation MSYLNVPIARTNLTEAEIQSVLDPLRTGWLVQGPKVKEFEDKWSQFTGSKNSIAVTSCTSALHLSLAALGFGPGDEAIVPAFTWVSTANVVEHLGGRVIFCDIDLETFNLDVTKLEEKITGKTKAILPVHLFGLAANIEPIINLAKKHGLWVIEDAACGFGSRYHGQHVGTFGDTGCFSFHPRKAITTGEGGMITTNDDALAERLRRLRDHGAAMSDLQRHLGAQPYLLADHPDAGYNQRMTDMQAALGASQMNRAANIISERQSIAAEYDKEFSALEWLSTPANIENYEHGYQSYPCLFSPEEVKNAVKLADFQQISEIKSARNNWMNQLLASGISTRPATHAVHMLNFYEKKYHLKPEDYPNAWAANDCSISLPLFHGITENEMAHVIQSVKDRVK, via the coding sequence ATGTCATATTTAAATGTCCCAATTGCACGAACCAATCTAACAGAAGCCGAGATTCAATCAGTTTTGGATCCGTTACGAACTGGCTGGTTGGTACAGGGCCCTAAAGTTAAAGAATTTGAGGATAAATGGTCTCAGTTTACTGGCTCTAAAAATTCTATTGCTGTTACATCGTGTACTTCCGCACTCCATCTTTCATTAGCTGCACTTGGATTTGGCCCAGGAGATGAAGCAATTGTTCCTGCCTTTACATGGGTTTCTACAGCTAATGTGGTTGAGCATCTAGGAGGAAGGGTGATTTTTTGTGATATTGATTTAGAAACATTTAATTTAGATGTAACTAAATTAGAAGAAAAAATTACCGGTAAGACCAAAGCAATTCTGCCAGTGCATTTATTTGGATTGGCTGCAAATATAGAGCCTATTATTAATCTTGCTAAAAAACATGGTCTTTGGGTAATAGAGGATGCTGCTTGCGGGTTTGGAAGTCGTTATCACGGTCAACATGTTGGTACGTTTGGTGATACTGGCTGCTTTAGTTTTCATCCTCGTAAAGCCATTACTACGGGCGAAGGTGGCATGATAACTACTAACGATGATGCGTTGGCTGAAAGACTTCGTAGACTGCGTGATCATGGAGCTGCTATGTCTGATCTTCAGAGGCATTTAGGGGCTCAGCCATATTTACTTGCCGATCATCCTGATGCAGGCTATAACCAGCGGATGACTGATATGCAGGCAGCTCTTGGAGCTTCTCAAATGAATCGCGCAGCAAATATTATTTCTGAGCGTCAGTCTATTGCAGCAGAATATGATAAGGAATTTTCAGCTCTAGAATGGTTGTCAACCCCAGCAAATATAGAGAACTATGAGCATGGATATCAGAGCTACCCCTGCCTATTTAGTCCTGAAGAGGTTAAAAACGCAGTCAAGCTAGCTGATTTTCAACAAATAAGCGAAATTAAATCTGCTCGCAATAATTGGATGAATCAATTATTGGCATCTGGTATTTCCACTCGACCCGCAACACATGCGGTTCATATGCTCAATTTTTACGAAAAAAAATATCATCTAAAGCCTGAGGATTATCCAAATGCTTGGGCAGCTAATGACTGTAGTATTTCTCTACCTCTTTTCCATGGTATTACCGAAAATGAGATGGCACATGTAATTCAGAGTGTAAAAGATAGAGTTAAATAA
- the asnB gene encoding asparagine synthase (glutamine-hydrolyzing) produces MCGIAGMVNLDGRPVVRETLQNMTDAITHRGPDGEGHWIDGNIGLGHRRLAIIDLSPAGHQPMITGDGRFVLSYNGEVYNFRELRKELEMLGHSFRGNSDSEVVLKSIAHWGNDAFLKFNGMFALAFWDAKDRKLLLARDRYGVKPLYYSKQDNTLYFASEQKAFTGLTSFRKEINKPALLEYFTFQNLFTSQTLLKDVELLKPGHYLEVFLGSSNTVFNINCYWDYRFREPEQQKKPQEYLEELDRLFNQAVKRQLIGDVELGAYLSGGMDSGSITAIAANKFPNLKSFTCGFDLSSASGIELAFDERVNAEAMSASFKTEHYEMVLKAGDMERCLPRLAWHLEEPRVGQSYPNYYAAYLASKFVKVVLSGTGGDELFGGYPWRYYRAANCQNFEDYVNQYYGYWQRLLSNTQIKQMFAPVWGDVKDVWTRDIFRDVFATHDNELKRPEDYINHSLYFEAKTFLHGLFVVEDKLSMAHGLETRVPFMDNDLVDFAMQCPVSLKLNNLSNVLKINENDPRDKQGVYFQKTNDGKQILRDVMRRYIPEDVVKREKQGFSSPDASWFKGDSINFVKMKLLNKNANIYNFFDRATITSLLGEHLQGSQNRRLLIWSLLNIEVWLESF; encoded by the coding sequence ATGTGCGGCATTGCTGGCATGGTTAATTTAGATGGTCGCCCTGTTGTTCGCGAAACCTTGCAAAATATGACTGACGCCATTACTCATCGTGGGCCAGATGGAGAGGGTCATTGGATAGACGGAAATATTGGTTTAGGCCATCGAAGATTAGCCATTATTGATTTATCTCCGGCTGGACACCAGCCAATGATTACAGGAGATGGGAGATTCGTTTTAAGCTATAACGGGGAGGTCTATAATTTTAGAGAATTGAGAAAGGAGTTAGAAATGCTGGGGCATAGCTTCCGCGGCAATTCTGACTCTGAGGTGGTTCTTAAATCAATAGCTCACTGGGGGAATGATGCATTTCTCAAATTCAATGGGATGTTTGCACTAGCTTTTTGGGACGCCAAAGATCGAAAATTATTACTTGCACGTGATAGGTATGGTGTTAAGCCGCTATATTATTCAAAACAAGACAATACTCTTTATTTTGCCTCAGAGCAAAAGGCATTCACCGGCTTAACGAGTTTTAGGAAAGAAATAAATAAACCAGCTTTGTTGGAATATTTTACTTTTCAAAATCTTTTTACTAGTCAGACATTATTGAAAGACGTGGAGTTATTAAAGCCTGGGCATTATTTAGAAGTATTTCTGGGGTCGAGTAATACAGTATTCAATATTAATTGTTATTGGGACTATAGATTTCGAGAGCCTGAGCAACAGAAAAAGCCCCAGGAGTATCTTGAAGAGCTTGATAGATTATTTAACCAGGCCGTAAAAAGGCAGCTTATTGGCGATGTTGAATTAGGAGCTTATTTAAGCGGCGGTATGGATTCTGGTTCCATAACGGCTATCGCAGCAAATAAATTTCCCAATCTAAAAAGTTTTACGTGCGGATTTGATTTAAGCTCAGCATCTGGTATTGAGCTTGCATTTGACGAAAGGGTTAATGCTGAAGCAATGTCTGCCAGCTTTAAAACTGAACATTATGAAATGGTTCTCAAGGCAGGTGACATGGAGCGGTGTTTGCCAAGGCTTGCATGGCATTTGGAGGAGCCGCGGGTAGGTCAAAGTTACCCTAATTATTATGCGGCCTACTTAGCGAGTAAATTTGTAAAAGTGGTCTTATCTGGCACTGGTGGTGATGAGCTATTTGGGGGATACCCATGGCGTTATTACAGAGCGGCTAATTGTCAAAATTTTGAAGATTATGTAAATCAGTATTATGGCTATTGGCAAAGATTATTAAGTAATACCCAAATAAAACAAATGTTTGCTCCGGTTTGGGGTGATGTAAAAGATGTTTGGACTCGCGATATTTTTCGTGATGTATTTGCTACACATGATAATGAGCTTAAACGCCCAGAAGACTACATAAATCATTCATTATATTTTGAGGCTAAAACCTTCTTGCATGGATTATTTGTGGTTGAAGACAAGTTGTCGATGGCTCATGGGTTAGAAACTAGAGTCCCATTTATGGATAATGACCTTGTTGATTTTGCTATGCAATGCCCAGTTAGTCTTAAATTAAATAATTTATCTAACGTATTAAAGATAAATGAAAACGATCCCCGGGATAAGCAGGGGGTATATTTTCAGAAGACTAATGATGGAAAACAGATCCTTAGGGATGTAATGAGAAGATATATCCCAGAGGATGTTGTGAAGAGAGAAAAACAAGGATTTTCTTCGCCTGATGCAAGTTGGTTTAAGGGCGATAGCATCAATTTCGTTAAAATGAAACTATTAAATAAAAATGCAAACATTTACAACTTTTTTGATAGAGCCACAATCACATCATTGCTCGGAGAGCATTTGCAGGGAAGCCAAAATAGACGCTTATTAATATGGTCTTTGTTAAATATAGAAGTTTGGCTGGAAAGTTTCTAA